One Gadus chalcogrammus isolate NIFS_2021 chromosome 4, NIFS_Gcha_1.0, whole genome shotgun sequence DNA segment encodes these proteins:
- the si:dkey-34e4.1 gene encoding carboxyl-terminal PDZ ligand of neuronal nitric oxide synthase protein: MPARNRYNLVDDLADSRVPLHNEEAYQHGIHFQAKYVGSLDVPRPNSRMEIVAAMRRIRYEFKAKNIKKKKVSIVVSVDGVKVLMRKKQKRKEWTWDEGKMLIMQDPIYRIFYVSHDSQDLKIFSFIARDGTNNCFRCNVFKTKKKAQAMRIVRTVGQAFEVCHKISLQHAEQEADGRADGDSDKSTEEASSDGPKPPGAQQDEEEDGGKEGGRGGGGAEPSSGAAPCEQAVSGVLQSLAELSVVRPGQSVTDLEQQSVVNLATPQAASSQLSSATPLASQHFLHLLQQQLQQQQQQTQVAVAQVQLLKDQMSAESTARLEAQARVHQLLLQNRDLLQHLALLVQQLKDLEGRSAAQPGLLPPGPPSPQTGPQTNGHTINGWESSWNLVSSSTMSLNLKNRYSQNLDPPITSTPAWPSSQNPPARVDYAESYLNLLNLGNGAQPAASGAFITALEQKGQGESSEGTGGPVVLLTSRNSSYLDEKFKHPIPKLDPPPPAFNRKRASRMLSPGSEVTVPPLSEVIISSSSSSSLPDANPSPLSSADFHTLSDGDITNGDLLSNNNNINSAGGGENVSCSASEDSGVRSETRSAPRSPALRDVEDEENNNEDLFEDRVTFLTASSGRDSPFDDPPSSSSSSSTSSPGSRSEPGSYPVSTRAGNPFSLSPADDTCLHISFSEDELLEG, translated from the exons TATGAGTTCAAGGCCAAGAACATCAAGAAGAAGAAAGTGAGCATCGTGGTGTCTGTGGATGGGGTCAAAGTGTTGATGAGGAAAAAGCAGAAG AGGAAGGAGTGGACCTGGGATGAGGGAAAGATGCTCATCATGCAGGATCCTATATACAG AATCTTCTATGTGTCTCATGATTCCCAAGACCTGAAGATCTTCAGCTTCATCGCCAGAGATGGCACCAATAACTGCTTCAGGTGTAACGTCTTCAAGACTAAGAAGAAG GCTCAGGCCATGCGCATCGTGCGGACTGTGGGCCAGGCCTTTGAGGTGTGTCACAAGATCAGCCTGCAGCATGCCGAGCAGGAAGCAGATGGACGGGCGGACGGAGACAGTGACAAGTCCACAGAGGAGGCCTCCAGTGATG gtcCCAAACCGCCAGGCGCCCAgcaggacgaggaagaggacggtggtaaagagggaggaagaggaggaggaggagcagagcctTCATCAGGAGCAGCCCCGTGTGAGCAGGCGGTCAGCGGCGTTCTGCAGAGCCTGGCGGAGCTCAGTGTGGTCCGACCTGGACAGAGCGTCACG GACTTGGAGCAACAGTCCGTGGTCAACTTGGCTACGCCTCAGGCCGCCTCCTCCCAGTTGTCCTCGGCAACCCCGTTGGCCTCACAGCACTTCCTGCacctcctgcagcagcagctgcagcagcagcagcagcagacccagGTGGCAGTGGCCCAG gttCAGCTGCTGAAGGACCAGATGTCTGCTGAGTCCACGGCCCGCCTGGAAGCCCAGGCCCGGGTCCACCAGCTGCTCCTCCAGAACCGGGATCTGCTGCAGCACCTGGCCCTGCTGGTGCAGCAGCTGAAGGACCTGGAGGGGCGCTCCGCCGCCCAGCcggggctcctcccaccaggaCCGCCCAGTCCTCAGACCGGGCCCCAGACCAACGGACACACCATCA ACGGCTGGGAGTCATCGTGGAACCTCGTTTCCTCCTCTACCATGTCGCTGAACCTGAAGAACCGCTACAGTCAGAACCTTGACCcgcccatcacctccacccccgcctGGCCCTCCTCGCAGAACCCCCCTGCCCGCGTGGACTATGCCGAGTCCTACCTCAACCTGCTCAACCTGGGGAACGGCGCTCAGCCGGCCGCGAGCGGCGCCTTCATCACCGCGCTGGAGCAGAAGGGCCAAGGAGAGAGCTCTGAGGGGACCGGGGGGCCGGTGGTTCTGTTGACCTCCAGGAACTCCTCCTACCTGGACGAAAA ATTCAAGCACCCTATCCCCAAGCTGGACCCTCCCCCGCCCGCCTTCAACCGCAAGCGGGCCAGCAGGATGTTGTCgccggggtcagaggtcaccgtgCCCCCCCTCAGCGAGgtcatcatcagcagcagcagcagctcctccctGCCCGACGCCaacccttcccccctctcctccgcaGACTTCCACACCCTCAGCGACGGCGACATCACCAACGGCGACCTCCtctccaacaacaacaacatcaacagcgCGGGCGGTGGCGAGAACGTGTCGTGCTCCGCCAGCGAGGACTCGGGCGTGCGCTCCGAGACCCGCTCGGCACCGCGCTCGCCCGCCCTGCGCGACGTCGAGGACGAAGAGAACAACAACGAGGACCTGTTTGAGGACCGCGTGACGTTCCTGACGGCGTCCAGTGGCCGAGACAGCCCCTTCGACGaccccccttcctcttcctcctcctcgtcaacCTCATCGCCGGGCTCGAGGTCGGAGCCGGGGTCGTATCCCGTGTCGACGCGTGCCGGAAACCCCTTCTCTTTGTCGCCGGCAGACGACACGTGCCTGCACATCAGCTTCTCAGAGGACGAGTTGCTGGAGGGATAG